A part of Thalassophryne amazonica chromosome 3, fThaAma1.1, whole genome shotgun sequence genomic DNA contains:
- the LOC117507362 gene encoding protein transport protein Sec61 subunit alpha-like 1, with protein sequence MGIKFLEVIKPFCVVLPEIQKPERKIQFREKVLWTAITLFIFLVCCQIPLFGIMSSDSADPFYWMRVILASNRGTLMELGISPIVTSGLIMQLLAGAKIIEVGDTPKDRALFNGAQKLFGMIITIGQAIVYVMTGMYGDPSEMGAGICLLIIIQLFVAGLIVLLLDELLQKGYGLGSGISLFIATNICETIVWKAFSPTTVNTGRGTEFEGAIIALFHLLATRTDKVRALREAFYRQNLPNLMNLIATVFVFAVVIYFQGFRVDLPIKSARYRGQYNTYPIKLFYTSNIPIILQSALVSNLYVISQMLSTRFSGNFLVNLLGTWSDTSSGGPARAYPVGGLCYYLSPPESFGSVLDDPVHAVIYIIFMLGSCAFFSKTWIEVSGSSAKDVAKQLKEQQMVMRGHRETSMVHELNRYIPTAAAFGGLCIGGLSVMADFLGAIGSGTGILLAVTIIYQYFEIFVKEQSEVGSMGALLF encoded by the exons ATGGGCA TTAAATTTTTGGAAGTAATCAAGCCGTTCTGTGTGGTTCTACCAGAAATCCAAAAACCAGAACGAAAG ATTCAGTTTAGAGAAAAGGTGCTATGGACTGCCATCACACTATTCATTTTTCTGGTTTGCTGCCAG ATTCCACTCTTTGGTATCATGTCATCAGATTCAGCAGATCCCTTCTACTGGATGAGAGTAATcctggcttccaacagag GTACTCTGATGGAGTTGGGTATCTCACCCATTGTCACCTCAGGCCTCATTATGCAGTTGTTGGCTGGTGCGAAGATCATTGAGGTGGGAGACACTCCCAAGGACAGAGCACTCTTCAATGGAGCACAGAAAT TATTTGGAATGATCATAACCATTGGACAGGCCATTGTATACGTTATGACCGGCATGTATGGAGATCCTTCAGAGATGGGTGCTGGTATATGTTTGCTCATCATCATCCAG CTCTTTGTTGCAGGTCTGATTGTCTTGCTGCTCGATGAGCTACTCCAGAAGGGCTATGGTTTAGGTTCTGGCATCTCCCTCTTTATTGCAACCAACATCTGTGAGACCATCGTCTGGAAGGCTTTCAGCCCCACGACAGTCAACACTGGCAGAG GTACGGAGTTTGAAGGAGCTATAATTGCTCTCTTCCATCTGCTGGCCACCCGTACGGACAAAGTACGTGCTCTGAGAGAGGCTTTCTACAGACAAAACCTCCCGAACCTTATGAACCTCATTGCCactgtgtttgtgtttgcagTGGTCATATACTTTCAG GGCTTTAGAGTGGACCTGCCCATCAAGTCAGCTCGCTACCGCGGCCAGTACAACACGTACCCCATCAAATTGTTCTACACCTCCAACATCCCCATCATCCTGCAGTCTGCTCTGGTCTCAAATCTCTACGTAATTTCCCAAATGCTGTCTACACGTTTCAGTGGCAACTTTCTAGTCAACCTGCTGGGAACCTGGTCT GACACCTCTAGTGGTGGACCAGCTCGAGCCTACCCAGTGGGTGGTCTCTGCTATTACCTTTCTCCCCCGGAGTCATTTGGTTCTGTTCTGGATGACCCAGTCCATGCTGTTATTTACATTATCTTCATGCTCGGCTCCTGTGCCTTCTTCTCAAAGACCTGGATTGAGGTTTCAGGATCCTCCGCAAAAGAT GTGGCTAAGCAGCTGAAGGAGCAGCAGATGGTAATGAGGGGACACAGGGAAACATCTATGGTGCATGAGCTAAACAG GTACATCCCCACAGCTGCAGCTTTTGGCGGCCTCTGTATAGGAGGGCTGTCCGTCATGGCTGATTTCCTGGGAGCCATTGGCTCTGGTACTGGAATTCTGCTGGCTGTGACCATTATCTACCAGTATTTTGAGATCTTTGTGAAGGAGCAGAGTGAAGTGGGCAGCATGGGAGCGCTGCTCTTTTag